In Brassica napus cultivar Da-Ae chromosome A3, Da-Ae, whole genome shotgun sequence, the sequence TTACTAGTCACTTAATCAGGCGTTTCTCTCTCTGTAGAAGCATCATATACTACAAATAAGAGGCAGACTTACCACAAGCCTCTCTTGTAGTATCCTTAGGATCTGCTCCATAGAATAGGCACGGAAAGTGACAACCAAAGGTTTGCCTGCAATAATTGGAAAAAATATGTTCAAGGACTAACCTCAGTTGTTGCTCTTTATCAAAGCTAAAGAATGTTCCAACTGTAAACAATGATGGAGAAATACTTACAATTAAGAGACTTCAATTTAGGAAGGAAACGATCTGCAAGGTCTATTGCATTTGCTACACCTGGAGAACGAAAACGATATATAAACTTACAATTTGGTATGAGCAGAGGAAACTGGCACATAAGATGAACTTTAAACTATAACTATGATCGCAAAGAACGGTACCTATAAGTATACATCTTGAAAATGGCAAAGTTGTGAGCATaaaaagttcatgaaggacacCTCGATCTCTTGTTATCAAGTAATCCATCTCATCAGCAATGATCAGCCTgcatataaaatttgaatgagAAACAGCATTACTAATTTAAAATCTTAGCAGGTCATCAAATCACAGTGAAACCAAACAAGGAACCTACATCATCTTTGTGCTGGATGATTGCTGCTTTTGAGAAAACAAAACCTGAAGTTGCTGTAGAGGTGAAGAAGAGCCATTAACTTTCTTCCCGGTCTCACTCTCACCAagtatctgaaaaaaaaacaaaaagacctCAATAAACAACTATATCGAAATGAAACCAAATTGAGTGAGGTCGTACCTTGGAGAAGATATCTGTTGTCTTTGTCAGCGATGTGCAATTAACAGACACAGTCTCCAGACAAGGCAAGCCTTCCTGAAAGAACCCATGAATGAAATGAATATCAGTCTTTTCTATTGATAGATTCACACTAATACTATCACCAAGTCCTGAAGACACACACAACACAAGAATGATTACCTGTTGTGCCCAGTCGTCAGCTTGTTGTCTTATTTTCTCCATCGACAATGACTTCCCAGTACCAGGACAGCCACATATATACAAACTCCCAGCCTTCTTCTGCTCCATACAACCTTTAACAAACTCTAAAACACGTCTTTGCTCATCCTCGCGGCAAACAACAGTTGATGGTGCCTTAGACACATGCAATGCCTCCTTCACAGCCCTCATTTGATCATCATCTGTGCATTAAAATTGGACATCAACTAACTGATACTAATTAGAGTCACTTGAGAATCAGATGTATACCTCTAGGATTCCACTTTGATTTAACATCTAAACAATCAAATCGATCCTTCACGGCTGACATCACTGGACTTTCCAGCTTGCCTTTAGAATCTTCCTGCAAAAATCAATCGGTCGGATGATGCAAACAAAGCAGCAATTGAATCGATCTTTTTTCACATTTAAGCAAATCCTAATCTCTAGACGCAGATCTAATGGATATGAACTAGGAGCTCACTGGATTACCTTCTTAAGTGCTTTGGGGCTTGAAACAGCACATCGTCGAGGAGATTTCCATTTCATCGGCGTAGCAAACGAACTCTCCGTTACGATCGCCGTCGATGCAACCTCGGCGGCGGAATCTGATCTCAGCTTGCGTTTCCGAGGTGTGTTGACTTCAGAAACTCCGGTATTCTCCGATCTGGCGGCGACGATGTGCTTGTGAGGAGACGAACTGGGTCCGGCGATGGTAGGCATcgtagagaaaaaaaagagagaggtcGAGATTGAGATTGAGATTGAGATCGAATCCAAGTGGAGAACCAATCTCATGGTCGATGCTGGTTTATTAAGAGGAAATGGcagaaaataataatgaaaaaaggaaaaaaaaaaacagagggaaAATGGGAGTAGCGGGAAAACGCTACATGCAGACAGTTTCGCCGCTCGATTTTATTCGGTTGCCGTTTTTGAACCATCGCCTTCGCGGCAATTTTATTGGGCTATATAACGTTTGGAATAATTGAGTCCATTAAGGGCCCATCTATTTAACTACATTATTTCCATTACGTAAAATACCAATTTACCATCGATTCTTTTTTCAACATCAACATCAACATCAGGATAGTAAGTAATAATCCGCACCTTGCAcgtgattattagttttgttattttttaataagaagaCATTAATccgtttaatctggatatcagttcggttttaagctgttttttagtttttaatctcctaaaatataactatcattttaaaacaatatttatttgatttgttcggttaaaatgtttgatgtttgttttttcctgtgataataaaaaattactattatttatttattttcatattatgaattttagatagtcgtgATGTCGAACTAATGGttttatattatagtttctaaacatataatagttaaaaatagaaaagaaaattatcaaaacaaaacattttactacaatttggtcgatagtgaaagaagcattaaaaaaaaatattttaacttccaaaaaattagatatttcaatTGTGGTAAATAGTTAGTTACTCAttactttgtttgttttgtaggtAATCATTAGATGTCCACTCAAACTGGTTGAGCTTATGCTAAACTGATGTAAAGTTGTGTCTTTTTGCAATACAAGTAGATGTTTAGTATGTATAGTAATGTTTTGAGCGCTGAGTTtccaattaaatatatatatatgtaatcttttGGTTACAGGTGAAActtaatattatttgaattgatttaatttatgaaatttttggATTTCATATGATATTTGATCTTGATTCCGGACAAACTACTTATTAAAAATATCTTGGGTTGGAAAATCTTGTGctatgtttattaaaaaatgtatGATCAGATATTGAACTGAGGTGTGTGAATTTGTTTTAGAAACCTTATCTAATAAATGTATGTGGCAGTGGCATCTTCGATTTGATTTAG encodes:
- the LOC106443685 gene encoding cell division control protein 6 homolog — protein: MRLVLHLDSISISISISTSLFFFSTMPTIAGPSSSPHKHIVAARSENTGVSEVNTPRKRKLRSDSAAEVASTAIVTESSFATPMKWKSPRRCAVSSPKALKKEDSKGKLESPVMSAVKDRFDCLDVKSKWNPRDDDQMRAVKEALHVSKAPSTVVCREDEQRRVLEFVKGCMEQKKAGSLYICGCPGTGKSLSMEKIRQQADDWAQQEGLPCLETVSVNCTSLTKTTDIFSKILGESETGKKVNGSSSPLQQLQVLFSQKQQSSSTKMMLIIADEMDYLITRDRGVLHELFMLTTLPFSRCILIGVANAIDLADRFLPKLKSLNCKPLVVTFRAYSMEQILRILQERLVELPYVAFQSKALELCARKVSAASGDMRKALSVCRSALEILETEVKGSTDQEPQSPVTEDQVVKMDHMVAALSKTFKSPVVDTIQSLPQHQQIIVCSAAKAFRGSKKDRSIAELNKLYTEICKSSMITPAGITEFTNMCTVLNDQGILKLSNARDDKLKRVSLRVDEADITFALKEIRFFRNCLL